One part of the Parasphingorhabdus sp. SCSIO 66989 genome encodes these proteins:
- the proB gene encoding glutamate 5-kinase — translation MVADLTAARFAPEHCPRLVIKIGSSLLVDDSGALRESWMQSLCADIAERIKAGQKLIIVCSGAIALGARRLGLAQGGRATLADAQAAAAVGQIALSRFWQEALSDHGFIAAQILLTLDDMEDRRRYLNATATLERLMETQAVPVINENDSVATEEIRFGDNDRLAASVAQAVRAGGLLLMSDVDGLYTANPAKDSAAKRIATVETIDSSTTGLADDGEGSLMGTGGMASKLAAAKLATEAGIATAIISGRHDHPLQHFTKGDSGTIFAPSMSPKARKSWLASRQSARGTITVDDGAVRALLNGASLLAAGITAIEGEFLRGDLIRLCGTNGTAIAQGLSEYDADVARKVMGRRSEEHQAILGTTPRRAVVHRDHMVLL, via the coding sequence ATGGTCGCCGATCTGACCGCCGCGCGTTTCGCGCCCGAACATTGCCCGCGTCTGGTCATCAAAATCGGCTCATCGCTGCTGGTCGATGACAGCGGCGCGTTGCGCGAAAGTTGGATGCAGAGCCTGTGCGCCGATATCGCCGAGCGCATTAAGGCCGGGCAAAAGCTCATCATTGTCTGTTCTGGCGCGATTGCGCTGGGCGCGCGCCGTCTTGGGCTGGCGCAGGGCGGGCGTGCGACGCTCGCCGATGCGCAGGCCGCAGCAGCGGTTGGGCAGATCGCGCTGTCGCGTTTCTGGCAGGAAGCGCTGTCGGATCACGGCTTTATCGCGGCGCAGATATTGCTGACGCTCGATGATATGGAAGACCGCCGCCGCTATCTCAATGCCACCGCGACGCTGGAGCGGCTGATGGAAACCCAAGCGGTACCGGTGATCAACGAAAATGACAGCGTCGCCACCGAGGAAATCCGCTTTGGCGATAATGACCGGCTGGCGGCCAGTGTGGCGCAGGCCGTGCGCGCGGGCGGGCTGTTGCTGATGAGCGATGTCGATGGCCTCTACACCGCCAACCCGGCAAAGGATTCAGCGGCAAAGCGCATCGCCACGGTTGAGACGATCGATTCAAGCACCACGGGTCTGGCCGATGATGGCGAGGGCTCGCTGATGGGAACCGGCGGCATGGCTTCCAAGCTGGCGGCGGCGAAGCTGGCCACCGAAGCCGGAATTGCGACCGCTATCATCTCGGGTCGGCATGACCATCCGCTGCAGCATTTCACCAAGGGCGATAGCGGCACCATCTTCGCGCCCAGTATGAGCCCAAAGGCCCGCAAAAGCTGGCTCGCTTCGCGCCAAAGCGCCCGTGGCACAATCACCGTTGATGATGGTGCGGTGCGCGCCCTGCTAAACGGGGCTAGCCTGCTTGCCGCCGGGATAACGGCCATAGAAGGCGAGTTTCTCCGTGGTGATCTGATACGGCTTTGCGGCACTAACGGCACCGCAATCGCCCAGGGCTTGAGCGAATATGATGCGGATGTTGCGCGCAAGGTAATGGGTCGCCGCAGCGAGGAGCATCAGGCGATATTAGGCACCACACCGCGCCGCGCCGTCGTCCATCGCGACCATATGGTGCTGTTATGA
- the spt gene encoding serine palmitoyltransferase, with protein sequence MTDLLSKFDPLIQEREALLSTGVADPYAVVMEEVKSPTVAICNGRETILLGTYNYMGMTFDDDVLHAGKQALDDFGSGTTGSRVLNGTYQTHKECEDALKEFYAMDHAMVFSTGYQANLGMISALAGKGDYVIIDIDSHASIYDGCSMGNAEIVAFRHNDVEALEKRLRRLPEEAGKLVVLEGVYSMLGDVAPLKEMIALCKQYGAMTLIDEAHSMGFIGENGRGVAEAAGVIDDVDFILGTFSKSVGTVGGFCVSNHPKFEIMRLVCRPYIFTASLPPSVVATAATSIRKLMHAGNKRAHLWENSKRLHQGLRDMGYRLGTPEAQSGIIAVMVEDMLEGARLWQALLENGLYVNLARPPATPLGMTLLRCSLCAEHTSEQVTQILGMFEKAGKEVGVI encoded by the coding sequence ATGACCGACCTACTCTCCAAATTTGATCCATTGATTCAGGAACGGGAAGCGCTGCTCTCGACCGGTGTGGCTGATCCCTATGCGGTGGTGATGGAAGAGGTGAAATCACCCACCGTTGCCATCTGCAACGGGCGCGAGACCATCTTGCTCGGCACCTATAATTATATGGGTATGACCTTTGACGATGATGTGCTGCATGCGGGCAAACAGGCGCTCGATGATTTCGGTTCCGGCACCACCGGCAGCCGGGTGCTCAACGGCACGTACCAGACGCATAAGGAGTGCGAGGACGCGCTGAAGGAGTTTTACGCCATGGACCATGCCATGGTGTTCTCCACCGGTTATCAGGCCAATCTCGGCATGATATCGGCGCTGGCGGGCAAGGGCGATTATGTCATCATCGATATCGACAGCCATGCCAGCATCTATGATGGCTGCTCTATGGGCAATGCCGAGATTGTCGCCTTCCGCCATAATGATGTCGAAGCATTGGAGAAACGCCTGCGCCGTCTGCCCGAAGAGGCGGGCAAGCTGGTGGTGCTGGAAGGCGTGTATTCGATGTTGGGCGATGTCGCGCCGCTCAAGGAAATGATCGCGCTGTGCAAACAATATGGCGCGATGACGCTGATCGATGAAGCGCATAGCATGGGCTTTATCGGCGAAAATGGCCGTGGCGTCGCCGAAGCGGCGGGCGTTATCGATGATGTCGATTTCATTCTCGGCACCTTCTCCAAAAGCGTTGGCACCGTTGGTGGTTTCTGTGTCTCAAACCATCCAAAGTTTGAGATTATGCGCCTCGTTTGCCGCCCTTATATCTTTACCGCCAGCCTGCCCCCAAGCGTCGTCGCCACTGCCGCAACCAGCATCCGCAAGCTGATGCATGCCGGCAACAAGCGTGCGCATCTCTGGGAAAACTCCAAGCGGCTGCACCAGGGCCTGCGTGACATGGGCTACCGTCTCGGCACCCCCGAAGCGCAAAGCGGCATTATCGCGGTAATGGTGGAGGATATGCTTGAAGGCGCAAGGCTATGGCAGGCGCTGCTGGAAAACGGCCTCTACGTCAATCTCGCCCGCCCGCCAGCGACGCCGCTGGGCATGACACTGCTACGCTGCTCGCTCTGTGCGGAACATACCAGCGAGCAGGTGACGCAGATTCTGGGAATGTTCGAGAAAGCCGGTAAAGAGGTTGGAGTTATTTGA
- a CDS encoding Bax inhibitor-1/YccA family protein translates to MADQFDPRMTGSRQPGPTYAGDVRSEAFDAGLRSYMLSIYNYMASGILLTGLVAMLFSWGGAESMAAQVFGGPGIMKWVIILSPLAIVFAMSFGQNRFSTPALQFMFWAFATLMGLSMSTIFLVYTGESIALTFFSTAAAFAGLSLWGYTTKKDLSGWGSFLIMGVIGLLVAMLLNTFLLPPEANYTMNLVISGLGVLIFAGLTAYDTQKLKSMYAYVAGTDMMGKTVILGALSLYLDFINMFQFLLSFLGSQE, encoded by the coding sequence ATGGCCGATCAGTTTGATCCGCGCATGACCGGCAGTCGGCAGCCGGGACCAACCTATGCTGGTGATGTCCGCAGCGAGGCCTTTGATGCCGGGCTGCGCAGCTATATGCTATCGATCTACAATTATATGGCCAGCGGCATCTTGCTCACCGGTCTGGTGGCGATGCTGTTCTCCTGGGGCGGCGCAGAAAGCATGGCAGCGCAGGTCTTTGGCGGCCCTGGCATCATGAAATGGGTGATTATCCTGTCACCATTGGCCATCGTTTTCGCGATGAGCTTCGGACAGAACCGTTTCTCGACGCCGGCCTTGCAGTTCATGTTCTGGGCCTTTGCAACGCTCATGGGCCTCAGCATGTCGACGATTTTCCTTGTCTATACCGGGGAATCCATCGCTCTGACCTTCTTCTCGACGGCTGCGGCGTTCGCTGGCCTCAGCCTATGGGGCTACACCACCAAGAAAGACCTGTCCGGCTGGGGCAGCTTCTTGATCATGGGCGTAATCGGCCTGCTGGTTGCAATGCTGCTTAATACATTTCTCCTCCCGCCAGAGGCGAATTATACAATGAACCTGGTCATTAGCGGCTTGGGTGTGCTGATCTTTGCGGGCCTGACCGCCTATGACACGCAGAAGCTTAAGAGCATGTATGCTTATGTTGCTGGCACAGACATGATGGGCAAAACCGTCATCCTCGGCGCATTGAGCCTGTATCTCGACTTTATCAATATGTTCCAGTTCCTGCTCAGCTTTTTGGGCAGTCAGGAATAA
- the obgE gene encoding GTPase ObgE — MHFLDQAKIYLKSGAGGPGAVSFRREKYIEYGGPDGGNGGKGGDIVFEAVSGLNTLIDFRYKQHFKAARGAGGMGKQRTGAGADDLVIAVPVGTQILSEDKETVLADLTHAGQSLTMLHGGEGGRGNLSYKSATNRAPRQHQPGEPGEEMWVWLRLKLLADVGLVGMPNAGKSTFINQVTNTKAKVGNYAFTTLRPQLGVVQHRHREFVLADIPGLIEGAAEGAGIGDRFLGHIERCRVLLHLIDGDGDDPALAYRTVQQELEQYGAGLADKPQIVALNKADALDADLTDFIAGLLAEEGVKKVIPVSAASGKGVETLLDTLLDYLPEITATEQPEGVPLTDDAEGGESDEKPWSPI; from the coding sequence ATGCATTTTCTTGATCAGGCCAAAATCTATCTGAAATCGGGCGCGGGTGGCCCCGGTGCGGTCAGCTTTCGGCGCGAAAAATATATTGAATATGGCGGCCCCGATGGCGGCAATGGTGGCAAGGGCGGGGATATTGTCTTTGAGGCGGTGTCCGGCCTCAATACGCTCATTGACTTTCGCTATAAGCAGCATTTCAAGGCTGCACGCGGCGCAGGCGGTATGGGGAAACAACGCACCGGCGCGGGCGCGGATGATCTGGTGATCGCAGTTCCCGTCGGCACACAGATATTGTCCGAGGATAAGGAGACGGTGCTCGCCGATCTTACCCATGCCGGGCAAAGCCTTACCATGCTGCATGGCGGCGAGGGCGGGCGCGGCAATCTGAGCTATAAAAGCGCCACCAACCGCGCCCCGCGCCAGCACCAGCCGGGCGAGCCGGGCGAGGAAATGTGGGTCTGGCTGCGGCTGAAGCTGCTTGCCGATGTCGGGCTGGTGGGTATGCCCAATGCCGGGAAGTCGACCTTTATCAATCAGGTGACCAATACCAAGGCCAAGGTCGGCAACTATGCCTTCACCACCTTGCGGCCGCAGTTGGGCGTGGTGCAGCACCGCCATCGCGAATTTGTGCTCGCCGATATTCCGGGGCTGATCGAAGGCGCGGCAGAAGGTGCCGGGATTGGCGATCGCTTTCTTGGCCATATTGAGCGATGCCGCGTGCTGCTGCATCTGATTGACGGCGATGGCGATGATCCGGCGCTCGCCTATCGCACGGTGCAGCAGGAGCTGGAGCAATATGGCGCTGGACTGGCCGACAAGCCGCAGATCGTCGCGCTCAACAAGGCCGATGCGCTCGATGCTGATCTTACCGATTTTATCGCCGGTCTGCTTGCCGAGGAAGGCGTCAAAAAGGTCATTCCGGTCTCCGCCGCTTCCGGCAAAGGCGTGGAAACGCTGCTCGATACGTTGCTCGATTATCTGCCTGAAATAACCGCGACCGAGCAGCCTGAAGGTGTGCCTTTGACAGACGATGCAGAGGGCGGCGAGAGCGACGAAAAGCCATGGTCGCCGATCTGA
- a CDS encoding Pycsar system effector family protein, with protein MSEDKQEASEQSIYLLRTTQQHHVQLSLMADHKANMLIGAAFVVFSISVSQVRSGTELSWPLLVLGVSAAISALLAAMAVIPTFEASPKDAHERPNLLFFGAFHRMAEADYIDALEKQMASDDDVYRAMLHDIYQMGQVLAKKKYRYLRWSYSIFMIGIVATLLLFAVDYLARL; from the coding sequence ATGTCTGAAGACAAGCAGGAAGCGTCTGAGCAAAGCATCTATCTGCTGCGCACCACACAGCAGCATCATGTGCAGCTCAGCCTGATGGCGGACCACAAAGCCAATATGCTGATCGGAGCGGCTTTTGTTGTATTCTCCATATCAGTCAGCCAGGTTCGCAGCGGCACAGAGCTTAGCTGGCCGCTGCTGGTTCTGGGCGTCAGCGCGGCCATTAGTGCTTTACTGGCGGCCATGGCGGTTATTCCGACTTTCGAGGCCTCGCCAAAAGACGCGCATGAGCGGCCCAATCTTCTGTTTTTCGGGGCTTTTCATCGCATGGCCGAAGCGGACTATATTGATGCGCTCGAAAAGCAAATGGCCAGCGATGACGATGTCTATCGGGCGATGCTGCACGATATCTATCAAATGGGGCAGGTGCTGGCGAAAAAGAAATATCGCTATCTGCGCTGGTCCTACAGCATTTTCATGATCGGCATAGTGGCGACGCTCTTGCTCTTTGCAGTGGATTATCTGGCTCGCCTCTAA
- a CDS encoding NAD-dependent epimerase/dehydratase family protein has translation MSAKSKQGMTLAMTGATGFLGKRTLMAALEQGFAVRALTRRPQEDQPGVTWVAGALDHPDALDALVQGADCVLHIAGVVNAPDRAGFVAGNITGTANMLAAAQKAGTTHFIHVSSLAAREPELSIYGWSKAEAEQQVIESDLPWSVIRPPGIYGPGDTEMLDMFRMAKRGLMLLPPKGRVSIIHADDMARLLLAVPVTGPTQAIWEADDGVENGWSHKGFAHAIADAVGRSARTVAAPAAMLNLAARGDRLLRRDKAKLTPDRARYLSHPDWTVDAARRPPEGLWTPQIATPEGLKQTARWYREAGWLK, from the coding sequence ATGAGCGCCAAGAGCAAACAGGGCATGACACTCGCCATGACAGGCGCCACCGGCTTTCTCGGCAAGCGCACCCTGATGGCGGCGCTGGAGCAAGGCTTTGCGGTGCGCGCACTGACGCGGCGGCCGCAGGAGGACCAGCCGGGTGTCACATGGGTCGCTGGTGCTCTCGACCACCCGGATGCACTCGACGCGCTGGTTCAGGGTGCCGATTGCGTGCTTCATATTGCCGGGGTGGTGAACGCCCCGGATCGCGCCGGATTTGTCGCGGGGAATATCACCGGCACCGCCAATATGCTGGCCGCAGCACAAAAAGCGGGAACCACGCATTTTATCCATGTCTCATCACTCGCCGCGCGCGAGCCGGAGCTGTCCATCTATGGCTGGTCCAAGGCGGAGGCCGAGCAACAGGTGATCGAATCCGATCTGCCATGGTCAGTGATCCGCCCGCCGGGCATTTATGGCCCGGGCGATACCGAGATGCTCGACATGTTCCGTATGGCAAAGCGCGGCCTTATGCTGTTGCCGCCCAAGGGCCGGGTGTCGATCATCCATGCTGATGATATGGCGCGGCTGCTCTTGGCGGTTCCCGTGACTGGACCGACACAGGCCATCTGGGAAGCCGATGATGGCGTGGAAAATGGCTGGAGCCATAAGGGTTTCGCCCATGCCATCGCCGATGCCGTCGGGCGATCAGCGCGCACTGTGGCGGCACCCGCTGCTATGCTCAATCTCGCCGCGCGTGGCGACCGGCTGCTACGCCGCGACAAGGCCAAGCTGACCCCCGATCGTGCGCGCTATCTCTCCCACCCGGACTGGACGGTGGACGCGGCACGGCGACCGCCAGAGGGGCTATGGACACCACAAATCGCCACGCCGGAAGGGCTGAAACAGACCGCGCGCTGGTATCGCGAAGCCGGGTGGCTCAAATAG
- a CDS encoding acyl carrier protein: protein MTDRSATWDKVTEQITPFNKKGIELTEATTFQHDLEWDSLTVMDFVAAIEDEFDIIITMNMQAEIENVGQLVDAVMKLADS from the coding sequence ATGACCGATCGCAGCGCGACATGGGACAAAGTGACCGAACAGATCACCCCTTTCAACAAAAAGGGCATAGAGCTGACCGAAGCCACAACCTTCCAGCATGATCTGGAATGGGACAGCCTGACGGTCATGGATTTTGTCGCCGCGATTGAGGATGAGTTTGACATCATCATCACCATGAACATGCAAGCCGAGATTGAGAATGTCGGCCAGCTGGTCGATGCGGTGATGAAGCTGGCGGATAGCTGA